The genome window cccacccttatccccccgttcccacccatcctccccagtccctttccctttggtaactgttagtccattcttgggttctgtgattctgctgctgttttgttcctttagttatcctttgttcttatactccacatttgagtgaaatcatttggtacttgcctttctccgcctggcttatttcactgagcataataacctctagctccatccacgttgttgctggtaggatctgtttttttcttatggctgagtaatattccattgtgtatatgtaccacctctttatccattcatctactgatggacacttaggttgcttccatatcttggctattgtaaatagtgcagcgataaacataggggtgcatctgtctttttcaaactggagtgctgcattcttagggtaaattcctagaagtggaattcctgggtcaaatagtatttctattttgagcattctgaggaacctccatactgctttccacaatggttgaactaatttacattcccaccagcagtgtaggagggtccccctttctccacaacctcgccaacatttgttgttggttgtcttttcgatgatggtgatccttactggtgtgaggtgatatctcactgtggttttaatttgcatttctttgatgattagcgatgtggagcatcttttcatgtgtccacaGGCCAATTTTCTTGCCTCCTTCAAACCTCTGCTCAAATGTTAGTCTAAAATGGCCTACCCTGACGATCCCACCCATTCTGCTCTACTTGTTCtattttccattgtatttatcACTTCATAACATTACATCTTAAACATGCTTATTGTCTAATAGTAGAGGAGCTAGAATGTGAGGGATCGTTTTCTTCTGTATTCCAAGTGCATAGTATCCATAGTTTGCACTCACTGAGTATTCACAGACCCTTTTGCTAAACCAGAGTTTGGCAAACTATGGCTGGTGGATGAACTCTAGCCtagaaatttcctttttggaaataaaactttAGAACACAGCCATGGCCATTTGTTTAcacattgtctatggctgctttcccaCTACAACAGCAGACCTGAGTAGTTGCAGCAGAGACTGTATGCCCcccaaaacctaaaatatttgtgATCTGGCCCTGTTCAGAAACAGTTTACCAATCTCTACATGATTCTGCTCTATGTGATGATTCTGATGCCTGTTCAAGTttgacaaccactgatctaaaCATTTATATTCTTACAGGCAACAAAAAATGTACATGTGAAAGTTATTACtaagaagaaaactgtaaaaataattcctttaaaaaaggaTACACAGTATGATTCCAGAAAAAACCTCAGATGGATGTACGCATACAGAAAAGATGAACAAGATACCCACAAAAATACTAACAATAGTTATTTCTAGGTGATGAAGCCACAGagtaattcttttccttttcttttctaaattgaaCACATATTACTCTGTAATCTAAAAAGAACAGGCCTCTGATCTTTCAATGGTATCATCTATAAATATCTCCTTGTCCAGCCTACTCCTCACCAGGTGCCCAGGCTCTGGAACCTGCCATTAGCTCTGCTCCCCATGTTTCTTGTAGGAACTGTTCTTTCTTCCTAGCCATCTAGTCAGGAGCCACGTGGTAAAAGCATGGTCTATGGAGCCAGGCAGACCTGGGTGGAATCCCTACTTTTTATCTATTGTGTAGTCTTGGGTAAGTTATTCTGAGcttcaatatatttataaaataaggataaaaccATTCTCTTTGTAAAGAACCACAGAGGAACTTACTAGAATGTAGATGCCTATCTCCCCACCCTCATTCAGATTCAGCAGGTCTAGGTGGTGGCTCAGAATTCTGCACTTTGATACGGTCTCATAGGCCAGAATCAGGTACCAGCTGATTCTGGGTAGGCCTGGGCCTGAAGTTTTTTAAGATTAGAGGTGTCAGTGTGAAGTGCTTGTCACCTGTACATGTAGTGGGTATTTAACAAACGAAGCCATCAAAGGACTCAACTCAGAGTTAAGTAATTTTGCACAATGTTCCAGGGCTAGACGGGGGCAGATCTGCAACCCAAACCCAGTTCTTCTGACTCCCTGTGCCTTCAGAACACTTTGATGTGCAGGTTTCCTGTGATTAGAAGCTGGACTCCTGGCTGGCTCCTCACTTCAGAGCTGTGGTTGTGGCCATGACAGCTTTTCCTAACCTCAGGCTGCCTTCTAGGGATTTGAGACTCTTTAGGTTTAAATGCTAGCGCAGATCCTTCTAGGGATAGAAAATATAGTATTAGCTAACATTTTTGGAGCACTTCACATTCACCCTTATTTCAGAGATATGTAACAAGCTTAGAATTGACGGACTATGGTAATACACACTTAATATATAGTAGCTGTCATATCATCATTGGTATTGCAAATAAAGGAATCTGCTCCTAGGATCCTCACAAGGAACAAGGAGGCAGCTCTGCCTTGTGAGGTAGCAactgtctgccctgcccccacACTCTCTTTGGGCTTTGGCCTTGACTTACCTTTCTTTCCATTGTTGGAAGGTGTAGACTTCCCACTGTCTGAGTTCAGCTCAAACACCCTTAAGTCTGTGAGCACCTCCTCCCTCAGAGTCTCTACTCTGGCTggaggcctgggctctgggccgCTCAGGCGGCCAGCAGGGATGGGGGGCTTGGACTGAGCTGGGGGCGGGGGTCCAGTCTCGCCCACATCCATAGCCAGACCCTGTTCCTCCAAAGATGCCTCCAGAAGCCTTTGGGACAGGTCCTTGGGCAGCGCTGGTGCCTCAGGCGCAGTGGCAGGGTTGACGATCTCTGTCACGAGGGAGATGCTCTCGCTGCTCTCTGACGGAGTCGCCTCTGTTGGAGGCTCAGCTGGAGTCACCAGCGTCTCATCATGGGGTCTCTGGGGGCCAGGTCCTTCAAGGGATGTGGAAAttttggccacaggaacctttcCCTGTTTTGGAAATGTGGGTGAAATGCCCACAAGCTCCTCTAGTGGGAGAGAAAGGTAAGGAAAGAAGGCAGTGTTCCCTGATGAGCCCCAAGAGAACTTGAGAGCTCTCTGAAGACAGACCTCAGGCTTTTCCCCCAGTTTACTCTGGGCAGCACTAAGGGGTGCCCGCTTCCTCACCTTCTCCCCATCATGGTTCTTCTGCAGATACCCCGGTCAAAGTCTCTCCTACCCGGGAGGCCCAGCACATGTCTGACGGGCACTCGGCTTTCAGCAGCACAGCCCGGGATGACATGATAAATTAGGAAGCCGAGACTTGAAAATAAATCAGTTTTGGGTTCAGGCTGGCCTCTGCTACATCCTGGATGTATGatattgggcaagtcacttaactgtctcatttgtttaaaaaaaggggGATAATGAAGTTGTGGCAAAGACTACACATGTATAAAGCTCTTAGTACAGGTTGGACATATACGCACTTAAGTGTTAACATGCAGGTGGCTGCAAAACACCGTCTTAAACTGAGCTACCAGGTAGAAGATGCTTAGCTTCCTCCCTAAGccagtggttcccaaacctgGCTGGGCATTAACACTATCAGAggtgcttgttaaaaatacaagttTGGCCACATGTCCACAGAGTCTTATTTagaagagaggaaatgaaatcTGGAATTTGAATAAGCATCCAGGTAACTCTGAAGTAGATGgtccaggggctggcaggggaacATGCTGCTACGGACACATGTGATTTCTGTACCTAAACCTGGAATTCCACAGCCTTGGTAAACACCTCCCTGTTAGCTCAGCCTATCCTCAACACATACAAACACTGTACTCATTCTCTACTCTTCTCTGGGGTGCCAAGTCTCCTTGGGATTCAGAGAGAATGGCCCAGGCAGTCTCCCACAGGCAGGACCTTTTACTTGCCCATTGCCTCTCAATACCTCTTaccttcttcctcttcccagcCAGGCTCTTCGGAGATACTCTGTTCTGCCCGCTGCTTCAGGGCATCCCTCCGGGCCTGCTCCTGAGTGTGGGGAGGAGCAGACGGCCAGGAGCAGTCAGGACACCCTCTTTCCAGACTCTGGTCTGGACTCCAGCACTCTTAGTATCCTGTGCCCCTTCTTCCCTCAACGAAATCCAGCCCACTTCCCACCAAGGCTGAGTGGGGTGCCTCCAAGGGGTAGGCCAGCATACCTGCTCTAGTTGATGGACTTTATAGAAATAGCGATGCCAGAATTCTGAATGGGAAACAGCTGCTGGGACCTGGAGGAAGGGGACAGTGGAGATGAGACTTTGGGAGTGGTTGTGTGGGGTCTGTGCACCAGCCTTATCAGCCTGTTCCCAACTGTTCTGGATTACAGACACGGTTAAGTGGCTGAGCAGTGATTCTCAGAGCACTTCCACCCTCCCCACAGCCAACCCCCACCCCGCCCAGACCTACCTTCCTGGCCCAGCCTGGCCTAGGAGGGAGAAAAGAACTCCCATCAGGCCTTGCTGGTGAGTCAGTTTCCACTATGTGGGTTCTCTGCTCAGGACTTGGCTGGTCTGGCTCTACAGGATCTCTCACTGCTCTTTGGGCCAGACGACTCCCCAGTGACTCTGACATGTCCCTCCCACCTCCCGACACCTCAAGCTGGGAGCTGGCTGAGGTCCTTGCCAGTTGGGTCCCTCACCATCTTGGTGTAGAGGGCCCGGATGGAAGGGCTTCCCACAAGGAGCTCTGAGATCTCCCCCTTCTTCTCCTCCAAGCAGAACTGGGAAAGCCAGGCGTCAAACAATTCCGGGGGCCCTGCAGAGGGACAGACACTGATGGTCAGTTCCCTGAGTCTGGGGGAAGAACACTGGGCCTACAGAAAACATACCTAAGCCTGGACATTGACAATGACAAAATCTTAAGGTTTCTTTCAAAGCTACTTGGTCCAAGATGGGGATGAAAGGGTGGGTGGGTCTCACTGATATCAGGGCGCAGCACCTAAATGATCTCCAGAAGGGGCTGCAGTCTCCTTTTTCtcatgtttgctttttaaaaactgcttgcTTTTTAGCAGCTGGTTACTGAATCCCCTCTGCTGAAACAGCTGTTCTCAGGTCACCAGTGACCCCATGTTGCCAGATCCAGTGGCTACTTCTCTGCCCTCCTTCATGGGACTGCTCCACTTTCTGACCCTGGGAGCCACTGCTGTCCTCCTGAAGCccctctctctcctggcttctcattcttttgtgattttcttcCTACCTCTCTGTTACTCCATGTGATCTTTAATGAGCTgggctcttctttttcctttccttaccttttctcattctctattttctcttaAGATAGCTGCCACTAAATCATGAGTTTCAACCTCTCTCCCCAACTGACAATTCTTGTTACAGCCCCCGCTACCTTCTGGGCTCCAGATATGGGGGTCCTGGTATCCGCAGGACACCTCCACCTGCACCTGCACAGGGGCAGCAAACCCAAGGtgtgttcattttcttccctctccaACCTGTCCCACCCAGTTCTCTGCCAAAACCTGGGGCCATCCTAGTCTCCTCCCTTAGCCACTCTCTGGATTCCACTTCCTCAGTCTCTTTTATGCACACCTTCCTCCTCACTCCACCTGCCACTTCCTAGGCTCTGGTCTTCCCAGTGCCATGGCGACTCTTAACCAGCCTTCAAACCTGTCTGCCCATCTTTTGTCCCTCTCTATCTCACCCTTCTCAAACCATGACCGAAGGCTCTTCAGTAGTTCACCACAGGGGGGCTTTTTAAACTAGGGTCTAAAGATGGACTTCAAAGAGTCAAAGAACTCCCATATTACAAACAAAATTTTGTGGAGAGAGGGCTTGTCATTTTCAACAGATTTTCAAAGGCCTTTGTGactaaaaaatggttaagaaccACTACTTTGAGCCTTGCACAACAAAATTCAAACTGCTAGTCCGGCACCCAGAGCCCTTCTAATCTGGCTCCAACCagcactcctactgccctcactCCCACAATCCCCCTTTAATCCAGCCTTCCCAAACGCCTAGATGTGGAACACCTCCCCccacttctaaaagaaaaattaatttgcttCTAATTCATCCTTAAAAACGTCAATTCCAGTGTCACATCCTAGAttccccaggctgggctgggtgCCATCCCCTGGGCTTCCCCTGCCGCCCTCTTTCTGTAGAAGCAGTCATTCCATCTCTGGTATCTTTGCTTTATTCACTGTTTCCTGTTTCTCTCCCAACAGCAGGCTCCCGGAGGTCTGCACTAGATTGAGGGCTTGACTAATTTCTGATCTCCAGTTCCCAGCCTGTGGTTTGCTGCACACCAGGGACTTAGCCAACAGGCCCAgaagggaaggcaggcagggcagcgggGCTGGGAGGGAGCCTGAGCTGCAGATGAGGGAGGGAACAAGCCCCTGTAGGCAGGGATCAAGACAGTCCCGGCTCAGGGAGGAAGAGGGGCCGTCAACTCTCCCACTAGATGGAAGGTACACACTAACCCCACTCTGGTCCCTCTGCACAGGGGGTGTCTGGCCACTGCTTCCAGAGACAAACAGGGCACATGGCCCAGACCCCTTGGTCTCCCTGCCCTGCAAGCCCGCCCTCTCACCACTACCTCCTCACCATCTGGTTCATTGCAGTAAGTTGCTGGGTCTGACTGCAGGCTATAGAGGCGAGCCTataagaaacagagaacagaaattcTGGGGTGCTGGGCACAGAAAGCACCCCCTCTCTGCTGAGTACCTAATCAAATCAACCACAGCCTAGCTTCTTCCCTGTTGATTGCCATATCCACAGGACACTTGTCAATTAATACTGTGGCTAGGGAGTGGGGCATTGGGCTAGGAGTCCAAAACTGGAGCTCCCAGAAAAATGGTCTTTTGCCCAGTATTCCACCCCTGGGAACTAGGAAAATACAGTATAAGTAGGCTACAAAGTTATCTGTACAGACTGCTTTTGGATTAtatgaaatttcaaaaattttagtGCAAACATATTAATAAAGTCCAAATTTATGGGCAGCTTGAAATTATATAACTCCCCCAAATTAAAACCATTCATTAAGAATTCCTTCATTTCATAGCCAGTCTGCTGAGTGAACTGTAAGCTGTGCTCCTATTAGGGCCACAGGAATAGCAAACTTTAAACAGaaagcccttccttccttcctcagtaTTAGGTGAAGCATGGCCAGGCTGGCTGCACTGGCAACTTCAGCAAGTGGTTTGGGGGATTCATTGttgttatcatttaaaaaatttcacatttCCCCTCAAATGTTCACAAAGTGATGGTGCTAATTAATACCAGTGCTGAAAGCATGCTTGAAAAATCAAAGTTTAGAATGGAAATTCAGTGTAAATTAGTAAAATGCTGTGAAGAAGGCCACACTTCTAGGATATCACACTGAATCTAGGAGAAAATACTCCATGAAATATGAGAAGTAATGAtgggaaaataaaacatgatagAACTATACCACTGTTGTTGACTTAAGTGCTTTGAAGATACTTTCCCCcatacagttatttttattggAAATTAGTCTTAAATAACCCAAATGTGGAGAAAACCAtgcctgaaaagatgctccctaCAGCATTTCTTATTATGGTTGAAATATGACAGGAAATAACTAAGTCACGCTATATTCACTTcaagaatttaaaaacattaaaaatgatagTGATTAAGAATAATGCTAATAGCTTACTATAaagtattttaagataaaattgcATGTATAAAGTACcttttttgttaaaaagaaaatctcaaattATCTTTACCAATGTttgcaaagaaaaagaactggAAGGTTATACATGATGAGATTATGGATTCAGAAGAAATTCTCTTCTTGCTTATCAGTATCCCCCAATTTAGTCATATACATATGTTCATTTCTTAGCCTGTACTTGTATTGCTTTTGAGAGTACAGGTTGGAAGCTAGAGTCCAGTGCCGTTTGGCATCTGCAGGGGAGGCTGCTAATGAATACCTTGGTGCCATCATAGGGTTCAGCTGTGCCTGAGGGTGTCCCCATCAGGGTGATGACATCGCAGTCAATGGTTTTGTCCGGTGAGGGAGCAAAGGTATCAGAGATCACTCCTAGGAAGTCAGATAAccccttcttcattttctctgtcgCCCCAGAGGAGCCTTCAGTCTGTAGAAAGAAGCCAGCAGAGGAAGCAAGTGGCCCAGGGACAGGCTGCGATATGGGGCAGAGCATATGGAGGGGAGGGGCAAAAGTGTGCTTCATGTGGGAACCAGGGAAGTGCTTATGACCCCTTACCGCATCTCTGGGGCTAGAGGAGAGAGAGGCAGCCAGGGTACCCATCCCCCAGATAGGGGTGTGGAACAGGGCCACAGTAGGCCGGGGCAGGTCAGAGCAGACCTCCTTGACCAGCTCTTTCATCAAAATTTCCAGGTTAGTCAGGCTGATCAAAAATTGACAGGAAAGGATCCATGCCATGGACATTCAGTGGGGCAGTGGACCTATGAGCAGTGATAGGAAAGGTACTAGTTTTGGAGTTAAACTCggatttgaatcccagttctACAACTTGTTGGTTATGAGACATAAACCTTctatgagtctcagtttccttatttgtaaaatgtggataaactCCTTCCTTCAGAgggctgctgtgaagattaaaaggGATAAGGCATGTACAATGCTTGACCCATGCCAAACATTTAACAAATAGTATTGTGGCATTACGATTTCATCATCGTTGCTCAGGAAGTAGAGTATTTTGTACGAAAGGTTGAAGAAATATGGGCAGGATGAGAACAGATAGCCTTGCCTAGAGGCAAACCTAGGACCAGCTAAGGGCCAACGTATGTACCTCCTAGAAGGGCAAGTGGGACACCAAGCTTAGCCACGTTGGTCAGAATGCCCTTGAGCAAGCAGGGGTGGGATGCTCAGAGACATGGCGAGGCTCTAAAAACCTCATGGAAAACTGTAATACTACTGATTAGGCTGCTCAGCCATTTTAAACCTAGAACTtatcatagtgcctggcacaatgtGGCATGGCTATACACtcatatttgtcaaatgaataaaaggaataaataaatgaaagaaacaagtgGTGTCTCTGCTACTGGCTGGACTTAAAGCAGTTCAGCAGGACAACTACTTA of Manis javanica isolate MJ-LG chromosome 4, MJ_LKY, whole genome shotgun sequence contains these proteins:
- the BSDC1 gene encoding BSD domain-containing protein 1 isoform X2 translates to MAEGEDVGWWRSWLQQSYQAVKEKSSEALEFMKRDLTEFTQVVQHDTACTIAATASVVKEKLATEGSSGATEKMKKGLSDFLGVISDTFAPSPDKTIDCDVITLMGTPSGTAEPYDGTKARLYSLQSDPATYCNEPDGPPELFDAWLSQFCLEEKKGEISELLVGSPSIRALYTKMVPAAVSHSEFWHRYFYKVHQLEQEQARRDALKQRAEQSISEEPGWEEEEGPGPQRPHDETLVTPAEPPTEATPSESSESISLVTEIVNPATAPEAPALPKDLSQRLLEASLEEQGLAMDVGETGPPPPAQSKPPIPAGRLSGPEPRPPARVETLREEVLTDLRVFELNSDSGKSTPSNNGKKGSSTDISEDWEKDFDLDMTEEEVQMVLSKVDASGELEDVEWEDWE
- the BSDC1 gene encoding BSD domain-containing protein 1 isoform X1, which translates into the protein MAEGEDVGWWRSWLQQSYQAVKEKSSEALEFMKRDLTEFTQVVQHDTACTIAATASVVKEKLATEGSSGATEKMKKGLSDFLGVISDTFAPSPDKTIDCDVITLMGTPSGTAEPYDGTKARLYSLQSDPATYCNEPDGPPELFDAWLSQFCLEEKKGEISELLVGSPSIRALYTKMVPAAVSHSEFWHRYFYKVHQLEQEQARRDALKQRAEQSISEEPGWEEEEEELVGISPTFPKQGKVPVAKISTSLEGPGPQRPHDETLVTPAEPPTEATPSESSESISLVTEIVNPATAPEAPALPKDLSQRLLEASLEEQGLAMDVGETGPPPPAQSKPPIPAGRLSGPEPRPPARVETLREEVLTDLRVFELNSDSGKSTPSNNGKKGSSTDISEDWEKDFDLDMTEEEVQMVLSKVDASGELEDVEWEDWE